One part of the Terrimicrobium sacchariphilum genome encodes these proteins:
- the sufU gene encoding Fe-S cluster assembly sulfur transfer protein SufU, translating into MNLEELYQEVILDHSKRPRNFGPLPDATVTVRGDNPSCGDEIELSLKLNGDQIEDVKFTGQGCAICMASASLLTLKVKKKEKAQAEALLKGFKDMLTAPEAPESNDTLGDLQIFSAVRRFPQRVKCATLSWRALEQALEAHAGSVTTEEPAS; encoded by the coding sequence ATGAACCTCGAAGAACTCTACCAGGAGGTGATCCTGGACCACAGCAAGCGTCCCCGGAACTTCGGCCCACTGCCCGATGCGACGGTGACCGTGCGCGGGGACAATCCCTCGTGCGGCGACGAGATCGAGCTTTCGCTCAAGCTCAACGGCGACCAGATCGAGGACGTGAAATTCACCGGCCAGGGCTGCGCCATCTGCATGGCCTCCGCCTCGCTCCTCACGCTGAAGGTGAAGAAAAAGGAAAAGGCGCAGGCCGAGGCGCTGCTCAAGGGATTCAAGGACATGCTCACCGCGCCCGAGGCTCCGGAGTCGAACGACACGCTGGGCGACTTGCAGATTTTTTCCGCCGTGCGGCGTTTCCCCCAGCGGGTGAAGTGCGCCACCCTTTCGTGGCGTGCGCTCGAGCAGGCACTGGAAGCCCATGCGGGATCGGTTACGACCGAGGAACCAGCCAGCTAG
- a CDS encoding SufS family cysteine desulfurase, translated as MAAGERSWEEIRKDFPVLDQEVNGRKLIYFDNAATSQKPLSVIEAMTHYYEHDNANVHRGLHELSNRATAGYEGARARLAAYLGAQDEEIIFTRGTTESINLVARAWGEEYLKAGDVVLLTEMEHHSNIVPWQLLAQRRGVKLRFIPVTPEGTLDLSNLDQLLDGVKLFSFVHISNSLGTINPAAELVRRAKAAGATVLVDAAQSAGHLPLDVKELGCDFLALSGHKMCGPTGIGLLYGRREILDAMPPFHGGGEMISTVTFEGSQYKPSPYRFEAGTPAIAEAIGLAAAAEYIDGIGRARIWEHDQLLAREGLAVLSQIPGIRILGPLDQRAGLVAFTLQSAHAHDVVSMADQEGLALRGGHHCTQPLLRKLGVPASSRASFAFYNTIEEIQRMGEILKKVQTFFA; from the coding sequence ATGGCTGCAGGAGAAAGATCGTGGGAGGAAATCCGCAAGGACTTCCCCGTGTTGGACCAGGAGGTCAACGGGAGGAAGCTCATTTATTTCGACAACGCGGCGACTTCGCAGAAGCCGCTGAGCGTGATCGAGGCGATGACGCATTACTACGAGCACGACAATGCCAATGTGCATCGCGGCCTGCATGAACTGAGTAATCGCGCCACCGCCGGGTATGAAGGCGCGCGCGCCCGCCTCGCCGCCTACCTCGGCGCGCAGGACGAGGAGATCATTTTCACCCGCGGCACCACCGAGAGCATCAACCTCGTGGCTCGCGCCTGGGGCGAGGAATACCTGAAGGCCGGCGATGTGGTCCTGCTGACCGAGATGGAGCACCACAGCAACATCGTGCCGTGGCAACTCCTGGCCCAGCGGCGCGGCGTGAAGCTGCGCTTCATCCCGGTGACGCCGGAGGGCACGCTGGACCTTTCCAATCTCGATCAGCTCCTCGACGGGGTGAAGCTCTTCAGCTTCGTTCATATCTCGAACAGCCTCGGCACGATCAATCCCGCCGCCGAGCTCGTGCGCCGGGCCAAGGCCGCCGGAGCCACCGTGCTCGTCGACGCCGCTCAGAGTGCCGGGCATCTGCCGCTCGACGTGAAGGAGCTTGGCTGCGACTTTCTCGCGCTCTCGGGGCACAAGATGTGCGGCCCGACCGGTATCGGCTTGCTGTATGGCCGCCGGGAGATTCTCGACGCGATGCCGCCCTTCCATGGCGGCGGCGAGATGATTTCCACTGTCACCTTTGAGGGAAGCCAATACAAGCCGTCGCCCTACCGCTTCGAGGCGGGGACCCCGGCCATCGCGGAGGCGATCGGCCTCGCGGCGGCGGCGGAGTACATCGACGGTATTGGCCGCGCTCGCATCTGGGAACACGACCAGCTTCTCGCCCGGGAAGGACTGGCGGTATTGAGCCAGATCCCCGGCATCCGCATCCTTGGGCCGCTGGACCAGCGGGCCGGACTCGTCGCTTTTACCCTCCAGTCGGCCCACGCCCACGATGTCGTGAGCATGGCGGACCAGGAGGGACTCGCCTTGCGCGGCGGCCACCACTGTACCCAGCCGCTACTGCGCAAGCTCGGCGTGCCCGCCTCCAGCCGGGCAAGCTTTGCCTTTTACAACACGATTGAGGAGATTCAACGGATGGGGGAAATCCTCAAGAAAGTGCAGACCTTTTTCGCATGA
- a CDS encoding STAS domain-containing protein has protein sequence MQIEKLKDDQATTLKITGEIDLHASPALRAELRDCASDKAPVLLIDFTDVEYIDSSGLATFIEYVRESSSFGGKIALFGLKKKVRTIFDLVRLNELFTISDTREAALAALASK, from the coding sequence ATGCAGATCGAGAAGTTGAAAGACGACCAGGCAACCACACTCAAGATCACGGGTGAAATCGACCTGCACGCCTCCCCCGCCCTCCGCGCCGAACTGCGCGACTGCGCCTCCGACAAGGCGCCCGTCCTCCTCATCGACTTTACCGACGTCGAGTACATCGACTCGTCGGGTCTCGCCACCTTCATCGAGTACGTACGCGAGTCCTCCTCATTCGGCGGCAAGATCGCCCTCTTCGGCCTGAAAAAGAAGGTGCGCACCATTTTCGACCTCGTCCGCCTGAACGAGCTCTTCACCATCTCCGACACCCGCGAGGCCGCCCTGGCGGCTCTCGCCTCCAAGTAA
- a CDS encoding MlaE family ABC transporter permease gives MAALRQFLTLNAQILYWTFIAPFVGKPPVRIDAIFQQMVRMGVQAVPMAALTSLSIGLTLAMQGSHELARMGATSYVPDLLSITLLRELAPLLTGVVVIGRSGSAITAELGTMKVSEEIEALEVMSINPVRFLVAPRVIAMIIMLPCLVVFSNYIGFVGGWIICNFALDINTTAYIMRLVESADMMDLISGMTKSFVFGWLISVISCQSGLSVTGGAEGVGRSTTKSVVLCILVMLVVNALLTGMFFIIEGPKG, from the coding sequence GTGGCCGCGTTGCGCCAATTCCTCACGCTCAACGCCCAGATTCTCTACTGGACCTTTATCGCGCCCTTCGTCGGGAAGCCGCCCGTCCGGATCGACGCGATCTTTCAGCAGATGGTCCGCATGGGCGTGCAGGCTGTCCCCATGGCGGCGCTGACTTCCCTGAGCATCGGCCTGACGCTGGCCATGCAGGGTTCGCATGAGCTGGCCCGCATGGGCGCGACCTCATACGTGCCGGATCTCCTCTCGATCACGCTCCTGCGCGAGCTGGCCCCGCTCCTCACCGGCGTCGTCGTCATCGGCCGCAGCGGCTCGGCCATCACCGCGGAGCTCGGCACCATGAAGGTCTCGGAGGAAATCGAGGCCCTCGAGGTGATGTCGATCAACCCGGTCCGCTTCCTTGTCGCCCCCCGCGTGATCGCCATGATCATCATGCTCCCGTGCCTGGTGGTCTTCAGCAACTACATCGGCTTCGTCGGCGGCTGGATCATCTGCAACTTCGCCCTCGATATCAACACGACGGCCTACATCATGCGCCTCGTCGAGAGCGCCGACATGATGGATCTCATCTCGGGCATGACGAAGAGCTTTGTCTTCGGCTGGCTCATCTCCGTCATTTCCTGCCAGAGCGGCCTGAGCGTTACCGGCGGTGCCGAGGGTGTGGGCCGCTCGACTACGAAATCCGTCGTGCTCTGCATCCTCGTGATGCTCGTCGTGAACGCGCTCCTCACCGGCATGTTTTTCATCATCGAGGGCCCCAAGGGATGA
- a CDS encoding ABC transporter ATP-binding protein → MSETKRETVIEVRDLVRKFGNRTVLNGISFTVEKGDTMIIMGGSGCGKSTLLRHIIGSLRPTSGSIKIFGDETTTMSPQEMEKLRLRFGMNFQFGALLQSLTVGENVALPLIENSKVDPAIVDLVVKMKLELVGLTGFENLKPAEISGGMRKRVGLARAVALDPELLFSDEPTSGLDPIMTAVIDQLTMDLTRKLHMTAVVVTHDMASAFRIGTKMIVLGAGKRAGMVIAHGTPDDIKNSPDPEVQQFIRGEPDGPVPLKLAPEDYIDRLLGHDRDKGLSY, encoded by the coding sequence ATGAGCGAGACCAAACGCGAGACCGTCATCGAGGTGCGAGACCTTGTCCGCAAGTTCGGCAATCGCACCGTGCTCAACGGCATTTCCTTCACCGTCGAGAAGGGCGACACCATGATCATCATGGGCGGCTCGGGGTGCGGCAAGAGCACGCTGCTGCGACACATCATCGGCTCGCTCCGGCCCACCAGCGGATCGATCAAGATCTTTGGCGACGAGACGACCACCATGTCGCCGCAGGAAATGGAGAAGCTCCGCCTGCGCTTTGGGATGAATTTCCAGTTCGGCGCCCTCCTGCAATCCCTCACCGTCGGCGAAAACGTCGCCCTCCCGCTCATCGAGAACAGCAAGGTCGACCCCGCCATCGTCGATCTCGTGGTGAAGATGAAGCTGGAACTCGTCGGCCTCACCGGCTTTGAAAACCTCAAGCCCGCCGAGATCAGCGGCGGCATGCGCAAGCGCGTCGGCCTCGCCCGCGCCGTCGCTCTCGACCCGGAACTCCTTTTCAGCGACGAGCCGACCTCCGGCCTCGATCCCATCATGACCGCCGTCATCGACCAGCTCACGATGGACCTGACGCGCAAGCTCCACATGACCGCTGTCGTCGTCACCCACGACATGGCCAGCGCCTTCCGCATCGGCACGAAGATGATCGTCCTCGGCGCAGGCAAGCGCGCCGGCATGGTCATCGCCCACGGCACACCGGATGACATCAAGAACAGCCCCGACCCCGAGGTGCAGCAGTTCATCCGCGGCGAACCCGACGGCCCCGTCCCGCTCAAGCTCGCCCCCGAGGATTACATCGACCGCCTCCTCGGCCACGACCGCGACAAGGGCCTGTCGTATTAA
- a CDS encoding lytic transglycosylase domain-containing protein, whose translation MKVVVTILAVVVVLAVAAFAVISMASDDPRYTAHELLSLGRYDKYDGLIIEVSKQRNIPPELIKAIIWKESRFDTTKKGSQGERGLMQITEVAAADWAKAGKVEGFVPTMLFDPKVNMEVGTWYLRRALDHWSEKDDPVPFALAEYNAGRGRVHRWMKDSGQGSTADAKDLQDAMDFPGTKSYIAMIISRSDFYRKRGEFTDR comes from the coding sequence GTGAAGGTTGTTGTCACGATATTGGCTGTCGTTGTGGTGCTGGCGGTTGCTGCGTTTGCAGTGATCAGCATGGCGAGCGACGACCCGCGCTATACTGCCCACGAACTGCTGAGCCTCGGGCGGTATGACAAATACGACGGCCTTATTATCGAGGTCTCGAAGCAGCGCAACATCCCGCCCGAGCTGATCAAGGCGATTATCTGGAAGGAAAGCCGGTTTGACACCACGAAGAAGGGCAGCCAGGGCGAGCGCGGCCTCATGCAGATCACCGAGGTGGCGGCGGCGGATTGGGCCAAGGCTGGCAAGGTCGAGGGCTTTGTCCCGACGATGCTTTTTGATCCCAAGGTCAACATGGAGGTCGGCACGTGGTATTTGCGTCGCGCTCTGGATCACTGGTCCGAAAAGGATGACCCGGTGCCATTCGCGCTGGCCGAATACAATGCCGGTCGGGGTCGGGTGCATCGCTGGATGAAAGATTCCGGCCAGGGTTCCACCGCGGACGCGAAGGATTTGCAGGATGCGATGGATTTTCCCGGGACGAAGAGCTACATCGCGATGATCATCTCGCGGTCTGATTTCTACCGAAAACGCGGCGAGTTTACGGACCGGTAG
- the priA gene encoding replication restart helicase PriA has translation MPSFARVLPDKAGDRALDYIIPPHMAEMVAPGSRVKVPLRARLLQGTVLEVLEDSDVPGLKEIHEVMGGQPLILPKLFELARWISDYYCCSLEAAMSCLLPQVVRQAQVSAKKRNFARALREITDDDLEKLAAKAPRQADALNAVQQAGKPTAITELCQTAGVSEGVFRTLEEKGWIAIEQEEVARDPHAGDTFIPTQDLELNEEQALALEAVKVAIASPTPPRPILLFGVTGSGKTEIYLQSIKAVLAQGRSALVLVPEISLTPQTVERFKARFAALQQEVAVLHSHLAAGERHDEWYKVRSGKAKIVIGARSAVFAPLESPGIIIVDEEHESSYKQEETPRYNARDVAVLRAQREGCPIVLGSATPSIESWHNVQNGKYQLVRLAQRVDDRKMPVIRIVDMRKTTKGGESAFSPPLVTAIESRLKKGEQTILFLNRRGFSTTMLCEVCGHVCECPNCSVALTYHRDASQLACHICGHTERAPKVCPECRDPGIRHAGIGTQKVEDIVRKIFPKARIARMDADAMSRKDAYRLTLGAFKKGEIDILVGTQMIAKGLHFPNVTLVGIINADLGLHVPDFRAGERTFQLLTQVAGRAGRGEMEGEVLVQSYTPTSPSIQFARHHDFEGFVEQEMEFRERFHFPPFSRMVLVTVRSESREKAEFTTQTFVRRLREVTPEGIAVSEATPAPLEKAKGYYRFQTALRGTSTRAMSRAVQTVLHALPLPEDVFIVADVDPVQLM, from the coding sequence ATGCCGTCCTTCGCCCGCGTACTCCCCGACAAGGCGGGCGACCGTGCCCTCGACTACATCATCCCGCCCCACATGGCGGAGATGGTCGCCCCCGGCTCCCGCGTGAAGGTGCCCCTGCGCGCCCGGCTCCTCCAGGGCACCGTGCTCGAGGTGCTGGAGGACAGCGATGTGCCGGGTCTGAAGGAGATTCACGAGGTCATGGGCGGCCAGCCGCTCATTTTGCCGAAACTCTTCGAGCTGGCCCGGTGGATTTCCGACTACTACTGCTGCTCGCTGGAGGCCGCCATGTCCTGCCTGCTCCCGCAGGTCGTGCGGCAGGCCCAGGTCTCGGCGAAGAAGCGCAACTTTGCCCGCGCCCTGCGCGAGATCACCGACGACGACCTCGAGAAGCTCGCTGCAAAAGCGCCTCGGCAGGCGGACGCTCTGAATGCCGTCCAGCAGGCCGGGAAACCCACCGCCATCACCGAGCTTTGCCAGACCGCCGGGGTAAGCGAGGGCGTCTTTCGCACTCTGGAGGAGAAAGGCTGGATCGCCATCGAGCAGGAGGAAGTCGCCCGCGATCCGCACGCCGGGGATACCTTTATCCCGACGCAGGATCTGGAGTTGAACGAGGAACAGGCCCTCGCTCTGGAAGCCGTGAAGGTCGCAATCGCCTCGCCGACGCCTCCCCGTCCCATCCTGCTTTTCGGCGTGACCGGCAGCGGCAAGACGGAGATTTACCTGCAATCCATCAAGGCCGTCCTCGCCCAGGGCCGCAGCGCGCTCGTGCTCGTACCAGAGATTTCGCTCACGCCGCAGACGGTCGAGCGCTTCAAGGCGCGCTTCGCGGCTCTCCAGCAGGAGGTCGCCGTCCTGCACAGCCATCTCGCCGCCGGGGAACGCCACGACGAGTGGTACAAGGTGCGCAGCGGCAAGGCCAAGATCGTCATCGGAGCGCGCAGCGCCGTCTTTGCCCCTCTGGAATCGCCCGGCATCATCATCGTCGATGAGGAGCACGAAAGCTCCTACAAGCAGGAGGAGACGCCCCGCTACAACGCCCGCGATGTCGCCGTGCTCCGCGCCCAGCGCGAGGGATGCCCCATCGTCCTCGGCAGCGCCACGCCCTCGATCGAGAGCTGGCACAATGTCCAGAATGGCAAGTATCAGCTCGTCCGCCTCGCCCAGCGCGTGGACGACCGCAAGATGCCCGTCATCCGCATCGTGGACATGCGCAAGACGACCAAGGGCGGCGAATCCGCTTTCTCCCCCCCGCTCGTCACCGCCATCGAGAGCCGCCTGAAAAAAGGCGAGCAAACCATCCTCTTTCTCAACCGGCGCGGATTCTCCACCACCATGCTCTGCGAGGTGTGCGGCCATGTCTGCGAATGCCCGAATTGCAGCGTCGCCCTCACCTACCATCGCGACGCCTCCCAGCTCGCCTGCCATATCTGCGGCCACACCGAGCGCGCGCCCAAGGTCTGCCCAGAGTGCCGCGACCCCGGCATCCGCCACGCCGGCATCGGCACCCAGAAGGTCGAGGACATCGTGCGCAAGATTTTCCCCAAGGCCCGCATCGCACGCATGGATGCCGACGCCATGAGCCGCAAGGACGCGTATCGTCTCACTCTCGGCGCCTTCAAGAAGGGCGAGATCGACATCCTCGTCGGCACCCAGATGATCGCCAAGGGCCTGCATTTCCCGAATGTCACGCTGGTGGGCATTATCAATGCCGACCTCGGCCTGCACGTACCGGATTTCCGCGCCGGGGAACGCACCTTCCAGCTCCTCACCCAGGTCGCGGGTCGTGCCGGACGCGGCGAGATGGAGGGAGAGGTGCTCGTGCAATCCTACACGCCGACCAGCCCGTCCATCCAGTTTGCCCGGCACCATGATTTCGAGGGCTTCGTCGAGCAGGAGATGGAGTTCCGCGAGCGCTTCCACTTCCCGCCCTTCTCCCGCATGGTGCTCGTCACCGTGCGCAGCGAGAGTCGCGAAAAGGCGGAGTTCACCACCCAGACCTTCGTCCGCCGCCTCCGCGAGGTCACGCCCGAGGGAATCGCGGTCAGCGAAGCCACCCCCGCCCCGCTGGAAAAGGCCAAGGGCTACTACCGCTTCCAGACCGCCCTGCGCGGCACCTCGACCCGCGCCATGTCCCGAGCCGTCCAGACCGTCCTCCACGCCCTCCCGCTCCCCGAGGACGTCTTCATCGTCGCCGACGTCGACCCGGTGCAACTGATGTAA
- a CDS encoding VIT1/CCC1 transporter family protein: MAHEEHHRINRSGWLRAAVLGANDGILSTASLIVGVAAANSTKSSILLAGVAGLVAGAMSMAAGEYVSVKSQEDTEKADLKMEADALANDPEEEEAELAAIYRDRGLDENLALEVARQLMKKDALGAHARDEIGITEELSARPIQAAMWSATAFASGAIVPVVTAILAPAGIVVWLVPATAITLLCALGAVAAAAGGASIWRGALRVCFWGSFAMGLTALIGKLFGISA; encoded by the coding sequence ATGGCGCATGAGGAACATCATCGCATCAATCGCTCCGGGTGGCTGCGCGCCGCCGTGCTGGGCGCGAATGACGGCATTCTGTCCACCGCCAGCCTCATCGTAGGCGTGGCAGCGGCGAACTCGACCAAGTCCAGCATCCTTCTCGCCGGGGTCGCCGGCCTGGTCGCCGGGGCCATGTCCATGGCGGCCGGGGAGTACGTTTCCGTGAAGTCGCAGGAGGATACCGAGAAGGCCGACCTGAAGATGGAGGCCGACGCCCTCGCCAACGATCCCGAGGAAGAGGAAGCCGAACTCGCCGCCATCTACCGGGATCGCGGACTCGATGAAAATCTCGCCCTCGAGGTTGCCCGCCAGCTGATGAAAAAAGACGCCCTCGGCGCGCATGCTCGCGATGAAATCGGCATCACCGAGGAGCTGAGCGCGCGCCCAATCCAGGCCGCCATGTGGTCGGCCACCGCCTTTGCTTCAGGAGCCATCGTTCCGGTCGTCACCGCCATTCTCGCTCCTGCCGGGATCGTGGTTTGGCTGGTGCCGGCGACCGCCATCACGCTGCTGTGCGCCCTGGGAGCCGTCGCCGCTGCGGCAGGTGGGGCGTCGATATGGCGCGGAGCCTTGCGCGTCTGTTTCTGGGGCAGCTTTGCCATGGGCCTGACGGCTCTGATTGGCAAACTCTTCGGCATCTCAGCGTAG
- a CDS encoding dicarboxylate/amino acid:cation symporter, producing the protein MHTPSASESSAPAVPPKPRKFYQSLYFQVIVAIVLGVLLGHFFPATGEAMKPFGEGFIKLIKMIIAPIIFCTVVIGIAGMEDMKKVGKTGGLAMLYFEIVSTLALVVGLVIVNVVRPGAGMNIDAASLDTKAIAQFTAPGKMEGTVDYILHIIPTTVFDAFAKGEILQVLLVSVLFGFALHRFGGRSSIVFELIEKTSHVLFGIVGIIMKVAPLGAFGAMAFTIGKYGTESLFSLAKLMGSFYLTCLIFVFLVLGTITRLHGFSIWKFIKYIKEELLIVLGTSSSESVLPRMMSKLENLGVKKSTVGLVIPTGYSFNLDGTAIYLTMAAVFIAQATNTPLDLTHQLTLLAVLLLTSKGAAGITGSGFIVLAATLSAVGHVPVAGIALILGIDRFMSEARALTNLVGNGVATVIVGKWCKEVDETRMRQVLDSASPAAATPTALPAAKAPEERLVVSPAS; encoded by the coding sequence ATGCATACTCCCTCCGCGTCCGAGTCGTCGGCTCCCGCCGTCCCCCCAAAGCCCCGCAAATTTTACCAGTCGCTCTATTTCCAGGTCATCGTCGCGATCGTCCTGGGCGTGCTGCTGGGCCATTTCTTCCCCGCCACGGGTGAGGCGATGAAGCCCTTTGGCGAAGGCTTCATCAAGCTGATCAAGATGATCATCGCCCCGATCATCTTCTGCACCGTGGTCATTGGTATTGCGGGCATGGAGGACATGAAAAAGGTCGGCAAGACGGGCGGCCTCGCCATGCTTTACTTTGAGATCGTGAGCACGCTGGCCCTGGTGGTCGGCCTCGTCATTGTCAATGTCGTGCGCCCTGGCGCGGGGATGAACATCGACGCCGCCAGCCTCGACACCAAGGCCATCGCACAATTCACCGCCCCGGGCAAGATGGAGGGCACGGTCGACTACATCCTCCACATCATTCCGACCACAGTCTTCGACGCTTTCGCCAAGGGTGAGATCCTCCAAGTGCTGCTCGTATCGGTGCTCTTCGGTTTCGCCCTGCATCGCTTCGGCGGGCGCAGCTCGATCGTCTTTGAACTGATCGAGAAAACCTCGCACGTCCTCTTTGGCATCGTTGGCATCATCATGAAGGTCGCTCCGCTCGGCGCGTTTGGCGCGATGGCTTTCACCATTGGCAAGTACGGTACGGAGTCGCTCTTTTCGCTGGCGAAGCTCATGGGCTCGTTTTACCTCACGTGCCTCATCTTCGTCTTCCTCGTACTCGGCACCATCACGCGTCTGCACGGCTTCAGCATCTGGAAATTCATCAAGTACATCAAAGAGGAGCTCCTCATCGTGCTCGGCACCTCATCGTCGGAATCCGTGCTCCCTCGCATGATGAGCAAACTGGAGAACCTCGGCGTGAAGAAATCCACCGTCGGCCTCGTCATTCCGACCGGGTATTCCTTCAACCTCGACGGCACCGCCATCTACCTGACCATGGCCGCCGTGTTCATCGCCCAGGCCACGAACACCCCGCTCGACCTCACCCACCAGCTCACGCTTCTCGCCGTGCTGCTCCTGACCTCGAAAGGTGCCGCGGGCATCACGGGCAGCGGCTTCATCGTGCTGGCGGCGACGCTTTCCGCCGTGGGTCATGTGCCGGTGGCGGGCATCGCCCTCATCCTTGGCATCGATCGCTTCATGTCCGAGGCCCGCGCGCTGACGAACCTCGTGGGCAATGGCGTCGCCACCGTCATCGTGGGCAAATGGTGCAAGGAGGTTGACGAGACCCGTATGCGCCAGGTCCTCGACTCCGCTTCCCCCGCAGCTGCCACACCGACCGCCCTCCCCGCCGCAAAGGCTCCGGAGGAAAGGCTGGTGGTTTCCCCCGCCAGCTAG
- a CDS encoding DASS family sodium-coupled anion symporter, giving the protein MAAARPTPAVLRWAIILLPGIVLYFAPVAELASNQRQLLAIFVSTILALVVRPAPMGVVVLIAMTLIALTGTLPLSQALSGFSSPTVWLIFSAFLFAQAVTQTRLGLRIAYFFISRLGSTALSLGYAAAASNLVLSPFVPSDTARGGIVAPILRNVAQVLGSEPGPTSRRIGAYLTLVGFHTNYLASVLFLTSMVGNPLIAKFALDIAGVELTWMKWALATCVPGIVSFALIPWILYNLTPPQLQETGHAQAFARGKLDELGPLSRQEITLLVILFLVILGWITSPWHGAGNTVVALTGVSALLLTQVLKWDELLGNRRAWEVLVWFAPLLMMADEMSWQGTFKVLFDDAFGHLAGWPWPFAMAVLALLYFYAHYGFASLTAQISALYPAFLGAAVVLGVPPALAAWTLAVLSNLNAGLTHYSTGCAPVYFTGAYVSQSTWWSVGFIISVVNLAIWMGIGPLWWNLVILR; this is encoded by the coding sequence ATGGCGGCAGCGCGGCCAACCCCAGCAGTCCTCCGATGGGCGATCATCCTCCTCCCGGGAATCGTCCTGTACTTCGCGCCCGTCGCGGAGCTCGCGTCGAACCAGCGCCAGCTCCTGGCGATCTTTGTCTCCACCATCCTCGCCCTCGTCGTGCGGCCCGCGCCCATGGGCGTGGTGGTCCTCATCGCCATGACGCTCATCGCCCTCACGGGCACCCTCCCGCTGTCGCAGGCGCTATCAGGCTTCTCCAGCCCGACGGTCTGGCTCATCTTTTCCGCCTTTCTCTTTGCCCAGGCGGTCACGCAGACCCGGCTGGGCCTGCGTATCGCCTATTTCTTCATCAGCCGCCTCGGCAGCACGGCACTCTCGCTCGGGTACGCCGCCGCGGCATCGAATCTCGTGCTCTCGCCCTTCGTGCCCTCGGATACCGCGCGCGGCGGCATCGTCGCCCCCATCCTGCGCAATGTCGCCCAGGTGCTCGGCTCGGAGCCCGGCCCGACCTCGCGGCGCATCGGTGCGTATCTCACGCTGGTCGGGTTTCATACGAACTACCTCGCCTCCGTGCTCTTCCTCACCAGCATGGTGGGCAATCCGCTCATCGCAAAGTTCGCCCTCGACATCGCCGGGGTCGAGCTGACCTGGATGAAATGGGCTCTCGCCACCTGCGTTCCCGGCATCGTCTCCTTCGCCCTCATTCCGTGGATATTGTATAACCTCACCCCTCCGCAGCTTCAGGAGACGGGCCACGCGCAGGCCTTTGCCCGGGGAAAGCTCGACGAACTCGGCCCGCTCAGCCGCCAGGAGATCACGCTGCTCGTCATCCTTTTCCTCGTCATCCTCGGCTGGATCACCTCACCCTGGCACGGCGCGGGCAATACGGTCGTCGCCCTCACCGGCGTCTCCGCCCTGCTGCTCACGCAGGTCTTGAAGTGGGATGAACTCCTCGGCAACCGCCGCGCCTGGGAGGTGCTGGTGTGGTTCGCGCCTCTGCTCATGATGGCCGACGAGATGAGTTGGCAGGGGACGTTCAAGGTGCTCTTCGACGATGCCTTTGGCCATCTCGCAGGCTGGCCGTGGCCCTTTGCCATGGCGGTGCTGGCGCTGCTGTACTTTTACGCGCACTACGGCTTCGCCAGCCTCACGGCGCAGATTTCCGCACTCTACCCGGCCTTTCTCGGTGCAGCCGTCGTCCTCGGCGTACCGCCCGCCCTCGCCGCCTGGACGCTTGCCGTCTTGTCCAATCTCAACGCCGGACTCACCCACTACAGCACAGGCTGCGCGCCCGTCTACTTCACCGGAGCCTACGTCTCGCAGAGTACATGGTGGAGCGTCGGCTTCATCATCTCGGTGGTGAATCTCGCCATCTGGATGGGCATCGGCCCGCTCTGGTGGAATCTCGTGATCTTGCGTTAG